The following proteins are co-located in the Desulfobacterales bacterium genome:
- a CDS encoding four helix bundle protein: MFCIQIEIAIGIGIEKNMTLGREKLDVYRLSIGYVAWVYEKADSLNGVHRPARDQWLRASQSIPLNIAEGNGKTAEADRRRYFEIARGSALECAAIQDVLVVGKALDKMESRNRKDELDRMAAMLSRLGGRGYQVREDQEVYSIDFDPDSDFDPDFDPDSEENESQP, encoded by the coding sequence TTGTTCTGTATCCAAATCGAAATCGCTATCGGGATCGGGATCGAAAAAAATATGACCCTTGGACGTGAAAAACTGGACGTCTATCGCCTTTCAATAGGCTACGTTGCATGGGTTTACGAGAAGGCCGACAGCCTGAACGGAGTCCATCGACCCGCCCGGGATCAATGGCTTCGGGCCAGCCAGTCGATACCGCTCAATATCGCCGAAGGTAATGGCAAGACCGCGGAAGCCGACCGAAGGCGTTATTTCGAAATCGCTCGTGGCTCCGCGCTTGAGTGCGCGGCGATTCAAGATGTGCTGGTTGTCGGCAAGGCGCTGGACAAGATGGAAAGCCGGAACCGCAAGGATGAACTCGACCGTATGGCCGCGATGCTCAGCCGTCTCGGCGGAAGAGGATACCAAGTTCGGGAGGATCAGGAAGTCTACAGCATCGATTTCGATCCCGATAGCGATTTCGATCCCGATTTCGATCCCGATAGCGAAGAAAACGAATCCCAACCTTAG
- a CDS encoding PAS domain S-box protein has protein sequence MPGGKPRKEKPANRAREPETGLKPGDSDTRPAPNDHPAPACAADAPPVHEFSSEHIKSTILDGIADIVAFYSSPDMTPAWMNQALISASGYDRAELLSMTCHECWFQRQTPCPDCPVLKTFETLTPHEMHQEAPDGRCWYLRSFPMLSESGGLQGVIEVVREITDRKLAEKALQESEAKYRGILANIEDGYYEVDLYGNLTFFNDSLCDILGYPRSELMGMNYRTFMLEEDADRVFKTFNQVFATGNGAKGFEWRVKRKDGKNIYLDTSVSIICDVEGNIINFGGITRDVTERRYAEDALRESEAKYRSLFESLPIGLFQTTMDGRIIDANPACLVIFRCPSREDLMAQDARKAYLKPADGENFRRQLMRNGYVRDYESRLWCWDGAIVWVNITAHVIYDDWGNFSHIEGSLQDITERKKAEAALQKSHEELRNFSKHLEAAREQERTIIAREVHDDLGQLLTAIKFDLAWMKRHAPEGDTDTLLEKVDMTIGLVNESLQSVKHISARLRPDVLNDLGLEAAMDWYLSEFRDRTGIKCDSRIQQQTFSGDGICDELCTSMFRIFQEALTNIARHAKATEVFVKLDQSDGWIDFQIIDNGVGVDTEALNDSGSYGLLGIRERVNAFGGHMELAAGAEKGTALKIKLPVVKKDETATQGNRA, from the coding sequence ATGCCCGGTGGAAAACCTCGTAAGGAGAAGCCGGCCAATCGCGCCAGAGAGCCCGAAACTGGACTGAAGCCCGGTGATAGCGATACCAGGCCGGCACCCAATGACCATCCCGCGCCTGCCTGCGCTGCGGATGCGCCGCCGGTTCATGAATTTTCGTCCGAACATATTAAATCGACCATTTTAGACGGCATCGCAGACATCGTCGCCTTCTATTCGTCGCCTGACATGACGCCGGCATGGATGAACCAGGCGCTTATCAGCGCATCCGGCTATGACAGAGCCGAACTCCTCTCAATGACCTGTCATGAATGCTGGTTTCAAAGGCAGACCCCCTGTCCGGACTGTCCGGTTCTGAAAACCTTTGAAACCCTAACCCCCCATGAAATGCATCAGGAAGCCCCTGACGGACGATGCTGGTACCTCCGGAGTTTTCCAATGCTCAGTGAATCCGGCGGATTGCAGGGCGTGATTGAGGTGGTCCGGGAGATCACCGACCGGAAGCTGGCGGAAAAGGCGCTTCAGGAGAGCGAAGCCAAGTATCGGGGCATTCTGGCCAATATCGAGGACGGCTATTATGAAGTGGATCTCTACGGCAACCTGACATTTTTCAATGATTCCCTGTGTGACATTCTGGGCTACCCCCGTTCCGAACTCATGGGCATGAACTACCGTACTTTTATGCTGGAAGAAGATGCGGACCGCGTGTTTAAAACCTTCAATCAGGTATTTGCCACAGGCAATGGGGCCAAAGGGTTCGAATGGCGGGTAAAACGCAAAGACGGCAAGAATATCTATCTTGATACATCCGTATCTATAATTTGCGATGTTGAAGGCAATATTATAAACTTCGGAGGGATTACCCGGGATGTCACCGAGCGCCGATATGCCGAGGATGCCCTGCGCGAAAGCGAGGCGAAATATCGCTCCCTTTTTGAAAGTCTGCCGATCGGCCTGTTTCAGACCACCATGGACGGCCGGATTATCGATGCCAACCCGGCCTGCTTGGTAATTTTCCGGTGTCCCAGCCGGGAAGACCTAATGGCCCAGGACGCCCGGAAGGCGTATTTAAAGCCGGCCGATGGAGAAAATTTTCGGCGCCAGCTGATGCGAAACGGCTATGTGCGGGATTACGAATCCCGGCTCTGGTGCTGGGACGGCGCGATCGTCTGGGTAAACATTACCGCCCATGTCATATATGATGATTGGGGCAATTTTTCCCATATCGAGGGGTCACTGCAGGATATTACGGAGCGTAAAAAAGCCGAGGCCGCCCTTCAGAAATCCCATGAGGAGCTGCGGAATTTTTCAAAGCATCTGGAAGCCGCCCGGGAGCAGGAGCGCACTATCATTGCAAGGGAGGTCCATGATGACCTGGGCCAGTTATTAACAGCCATCAAGTTCGATCTGGCCTGGATGAAACGCCATGCCCCGGAAGGGGATACGGACACGCTGCTGGAAAAAGTGGATATGACCATCGGGCTGGTCAATGAATCCCTTCAGTCTGTGAAACATATTTCCGCCCGGCTGCGGCCGGATGTGCTGAATGACCTGGGCCTTGAGGCGGCAATGGATTGGTATCTTTCGGAGTTTCGCGATCGAACCGGCATTAAATGCGATTCCCGCATCCAGCAGCAGACCTTTTCCGGAGACGGCATCTGCGATGAATTGTGCACCTCCATGTTCCGGATTTTTCAGGAGGCTTTGACCAATATCGCCCGTCACGCCAAGGCCACGGAAGTATTTGTAAAGCTTGACCAGTCAGATGGCTGGATCGATTTTCAAATTATTGATAACGGCGTCGGTGTAGATACGGAGGCGCTTAATGACAGTGGGTCCTATGGGCTTTTGGGGATCCGGGAGCGGGTCAATGCCTTTGGCGGCCATATGGAGCTGGCCGCAGGAGCCGAAAAAGGGACTGCCTTAAAGATTAAACTGCCGGTTGTCAAAAAAGATGAGACGGCAACGCAAGGGAATCGGGCGTGA
- a CDS encoding response regulator transcription factor, whose protein sequence is MVKIFIADDHAVVRQGLKQIISEVSDMQVLGESDNGFEVIDHLKAGNYDMVILDITMPGPNIIDLVKQIRQIKPQMPILVLSIHPEEQYAVRVLRCGASGYLTKESAPEELVNAIRKLSKGGKYVSATLAEKLLFTLGTDQEKLPHDNLSDREYQSLCMIAAGKTVKDIARDLNLSEKTISTYRSRVLQKMGMKNNAEITHYAFKYGLVN, encoded by the coding sequence ATGGTTAAAATCTTTATCGCCGATGATCATGCGGTGGTACGTCAGGGGTTAAAGCAGATTATTTCAGAAGTCTCTGATATGCAGGTCCTCGGAGAGTCAGATAACGGATTCGAGGTGATCGACCATCTAAAGGCCGGCAATTATGATATGGTGATACTCGACATCACCATGCCGGGCCCAAATATCATTGATCTGGTGAAACAAATCCGCCAGATTAAACCCCAGATGCCCATTCTGGTGTTAAGTATTCATCCCGAAGAGCAGTATGCCGTGCGGGTGCTGCGGTGCGGGGCATCCGGTTACCTGACCAAGGAAAGCGCGCCGGAGGAGCTGGTCAACGCGATCCGAAAATTATCCAAGGGCGGCAAATATGTCAGCGCAACCCTGGCGGAAAAACTGCTTTTCACCCTGGGCACGGACCAGGAAAAACTGCCGCATGATAATTTATCAGACCGTGAGTATCAGTCCCTCTGCATGATTGCCGCCGGCAAAACGGTTAAGGATATCGCCCGGGATTTGAATCTGAGTGAAAAAACCATCAGTACCTACCGCTCCCGGGTGCTCCAGAAAATGGGCATGAAAAACAATGCCGAGATCACGCATTATGCGTTTAAATACGGGCTGGTGAATTAA
- a CDS encoding tRNA (adenine-N1)-methyltransferase produces the protein MQIGEGDMVVCHFKDKGPKLIRVKEDGEMNTKHGKLSYSRMIGRPYGAAITTSTGHPVYLLKPTAEDLAMGVRRISNINYPKDISRILYRIGIKPGARVIEIGAGSGAMAISLAYAVGPEGCIYTYDIREDMLKCTGKNLHRVGLADRVALKLRDKKEPLSETGVDALLMDIPTPWEELDAAWAALCSGGYLACTVPTYDQLGELAICLSKNGFLPLEAMEIMCRPLRAERGRTRPEFKMITHTQMIQFAVKILPTEAGVSAAADDADMGINEDENDGFY, from the coding sequence ATGCAGATTGGTGAAGGCGATATGGTGGTTTGTCATTTCAAGGATAAAGGGCCCAAGCTGATCCGGGTTAAGGAAGACGGCGAGATGAATACAAAGCACGGGAAACTCTCCTATTCCAGAATGATCGGCCGGCCTTACGGCGCCGCCATTACGACCAGTACCGGCCATCCCGTGTATCTTCTGAAGCCAACTGCAGAGGATTTGGCCATGGGGGTGCGCCGGATTTCAAATATTAACTATCCAAAGGATATTTCCCGGATCCTGTATCGAATCGGCATCAAGCCCGGGGCGCGGGTAATTGAAATCGGGGCGGGTTCCGGTGCCATGGCCATCAGCCTGGCTTATGCGGTGGGCCCTGAGGGCTGTATCTATACTTACGATATCCGGGAGGATATGCTGAAATGCACCGGCAAGAATCTGCACCGGGTGGGACTGGCCGATCGGGTGGCGCTTAAACTGAGGGATAAAAAAGAGCCGCTGTCTGAAACAGGCGTGGATGCACTTTTAATGGATATCCCAACGCCCTGGGAGGAACTTGACGCCGCATGGGCGGCGCTTTGTTCCGGCGGGTATCTGGCCTGCACGGTGCCGACCTATGATCAGCTGGGTGAACTTGCCATATGCCTCTCTAAAAATGGCTTTCTGCCCCTGGAAGCCATGGAAATCATGTGCCGGCCGCTTCGGGCGGAAAGAGGGCGGACCCGGCCGGAGTTTAAAATGATTACCCATACCCAGATGATTCAGTTTGCCGTCAAAATTCTGCCGACAGAAGCAGGCGTATCGGCAGCGGCAGATGATGCGGATATGGGTATAAATGAAGATGAAAATGACGGATTTTATTAA
- the gpmA gene encoding 2,3-diphosphoglycerate-dependent phosphoglycerate mutase, with amino-acid sequence MNQLVLLRHGESVWNKENRFTGWTDVDLTDAGIEEARSAGRILREKGFVFDVAFTSVLKRAIRTLWIVMDEMDRMWIPVHNSWRLNERMYGFLQGLNKAETAEQYGEEQVQIWRRSYDIAPGAIEKGDPRDPALDPRYADLDDKQIPRTESLKDTIERFLPYWHNSIAPAIKSGRRVIIAAHGNSLRGLVMHLDNISEEEIVKLNIPTGIPLVYELDESLNATNHYYLGDPEAVARAEAVVAGQGKSKA; translated from the coding sequence ATGAACCAGCTCGTTCTTTTACGACACGGGGAAAGCGTCTGGAACAAGGAAAACCGGTTTACCGGATGGACGGATGTGGATTTGACTGATGCCGGCATTGAAGAGGCCAGGTCTGCCGGCCGGATTTTAAGAGAAAAGGGGTTTGTTTTTGACGTTGCGTTTACCTCGGTTTTAAAGCGCGCCATCCGGACCCTGTGGATTGTGATGGATGAAATGGATCGGATGTGGATTCCGGTGCACAACTCCTGGCGGCTCAATGAACGGATGTACGGGTTCCTTCAGGGGCTGAACAAGGCGGAAACAGCCGAACAATACGGAGAGGAGCAGGTCCAAATCTGGCGCCGGAGCTATGATATTGCGCCCGGGGCGATTGAAAAGGGCGATCCCCGTGATCCGGCACTGGATCCCAGGTATGCGGATCTTGACGACAAACAGATCCCCCGCACCGAGAGTTTAAAGGACACCATCGAGCGGTTTCTGCCCTATTGGCATAACAGCATTGCCCCGGCCATAAAATCGGGCCGCCGGGTAATCATTGCCGCGCACGGCAATAGCCTGAGAGGCCTGGTCATGCATCTGGACAATATCTCGGAGGAGGAAATCGTTAAGCTGAATATCCCCACCGGCATTCCGCTGGTCTATGAGCTGGATGAGTCCTTAAATGCCACGAATCATTATTACCTGGGCGATCCGGAGGCAGTGGCCCGGGCCGAGGCCGTGGTAGCCGGTCAGGGGAAAAGTAAAGCGTGA
- the egtD gene encoding L-histidine N(alpha)-methyltransferase has protein sequence MKATYQVLSPGDVRACSENDEFASDLLYGLSQPVKSVPSKYLYDETGSRLFCRIMELPEYYPTRCETEILLRYSPAIIQAVSAARLNLVELGAGDGSKTRILINELRSQKIDFRYVPIDISESAVSGLCSNLSRECPEISVNGLVSDYFVGVDWLSHQNAARNLILFLGSNIGNFSPSYQIQFLSSLWNALNHGDYVLIGMDLKKDAAIINQAYNDAQGVTAAFNLNLLSRINRELGGDFGADQFTYYSAWDAFDGAVKSCLLSKKSQSIYIDALCRNFSFDAWEPFHTESSYKFTLPDMQAKARHVGFEVIENYSDARHYFVDSLWRVIKQ, from the coding sequence ATGAAAGCCACCTATCAGGTCCTCTCACCCGGCGATGTCCGCGCCTGCAGCGAAAATGACGAATTCGCATCCGACCTGCTTTACGGATTGTCCCAGCCGGTTAAAAGCGTCCCCAGCAAATACCTCTATGATGAAACCGGCAGCCGGCTTTTCTGCCGGATTATGGAGCTGCCGGAATATTATCCCACGCGCTGCGAAACCGAAATCCTGCTGCGATACAGCCCGGCGATTATCCAGGCGGTTTCCGCCGCGCGGCTGAATCTGGTCGAGCTGGGCGCGGGCGACGGCAGTAAAACCCGCATCCTGATCAATGAGCTGCGCAGTCAAAAAATCGATTTCCGCTATGTACCGATTGATATATCCGAAAGTGCGGTCAGCGGGCTTTGTTCGAATCTCTCCCGGGAGTGTCCGGAGATTTCCGTAAACGGCCTGGTATCTGATTATTTTGTGGGCGTGGACTGGCTCTCCCATCAGAATGCGGCCAGGAATCTCATTCTGTTTCTGGGCTCAAACATCGGTAACTTTTCGCCATCTTATCAGATCCAGTTTCTCTCAAGCCTCTGGAACGCACTGAATCATGGTGATTATGTGCTGATCGGGATGGACCTGAAAAAGGATGCGGCCATTATTAACCAAGCGTATAATGATGCGCAAGGGGTGACCGCCGCCTTTAACCTGAACTTGTTAAGCCGGATCAATCGGGAGCTCGGTGGAGATTTTGGTGCGGATCAGTTTACCTATTACAGTGCATGGGATGCATTTGACGGAGCGGTCAAAAGCTGCCTGCTGAGCAAAAAATCCCAATCCATATACATTGATGCGTTATGCCGCAATTTTTCCTTTGACGCCTGGGAACCTTTTCATACGGAATCCTCCTATAAATTCACCCTTCCAGATATGCAGGCAAAGGCCCGGCACGTCGGTTTTGAGGTTATTGAAAACTACTCGGATGCGCGGCACTATTTTGTGGACTCGCTTTGGCGGGTGATCAAGCAGTAA
- a CDS encoding PTS sugar transporter subunit IIA, with protein MKLSHFLDQDLVFTGLKADDKSGLLALLADRVAERYPDVNPKELQRKLTEREEAGSTGIGFGVAVPHATVDGLPNTVCLLALTAKGIDFEAIDHRPVRMVFLLVSPPGETGLHIKLLARIARLIKSGEILKAASQSMGSKEIYDLIAREDARHVE; from the coding sequence ATGAAACTGAGTCATTTCCTGGACCAAGACCTGGTTTTCACCGGTTTGAAGGCCGATGACAAATCCGGGCTACTGGCGTTACTTGCCGACCGAGTGGCGGAGCGCTACCCGGACGTCAACCCGAAGGAATTGCAGCGGAAATTGACGGAGCGCGAAGAGGCCGGCAGCACGGGTATCGGCTTTGGCGTGGCGGTGCCCCATGCCACTGTTGACGGCCTGCCGAATACCGTCTGCCTGCTTGCCCTCACGGCCAAAGGCATTGATTTTGAAGCCATTGATCATCGCCCGGTCCGCATGGTTTTTCTGCTGGTCAGCCCGCCCGGGGAAACCGGCCTGCATATCAAGCTGCTGGCTCGCATCGCCCGCCTGATTAAAAGCGGGGAAATTCTAAAGGCAGCCTCCCAATCCATGGGCTCCAAGGAGATTTACGACCTTATCGCGCGAGAGGATGCCCGGCATGTCGAATAG
- a CDS encoding cation:proton antiporter: MLLIVIFMALVITGAGAWDRPEGARLSLSFGFLLLAAYLLGDILSRLNLPKITGYIIAGVLAGPYVANFIPSDTVTELKLLDNLALAVIALSAGGELDLAELKKRRRSICLGVLFQVAGVFAGIFGLILLGRKLIPFLTDAPLPVLFSAAAVISVLSIARSPSSAMAIISECRAKGPFTESILGVTLIIDVLVIALFAATVSIAVAVVQADASLDMIFLLTVGMAVAGSVLAGLVMGWMIDFFMRRVGAEIPVFILAVAFLVTFFSDQFVQLLDRFYKIHFHLEPMLICMTAGFFIRNFTQNGFFFIQRLDRLSLPVYILFFSLIGAGLNLSILRQTWMLAVLLAMGRGFFIWTSAWLSGRLSGDPPVFAKMAGLSYIAQAGVSLGLCGILARNFPGWGAAAAATVVAAISINQVFGPITFKYALDRVGESRRPRS; this comes from the coding sequence TTGTTGCTTATTGTTATTTTCATGGCGCTTGTCATTACCGGCGCCGGAGCCTGGGATCGGCCGGAAGGCGCGCGTCTTTCCCTTTCCTTCGGTTTTTTACTGCTTGCGGCCTATCTGCTGGGTGATATCCTGTCCCGGTTGAATCTGCCGAAAATTACCGGATATATCATTGCCGGCGTGCTTGCCGGGCCGTATGTGGCCAATTTTATTCCCTCGGATACGGTGACTGAATTAAAGCTTCTGGATAATCTGGCCCTGGCGGTGATCGCCCTTTCAGCCGGTGGAGAGCTGGATCTGGCTGAATTGAAAAAGCGGCGCCGCAGCATCTGTTTGGGTGTGCTGTTTCAGGTGGCCGGCGTTTTTGCCGGGATTTTCGGCTTGATTCTTTTGGGCCGAAAACTGATTCCGTTTCTCACCGACGCCCCCCTGCCGGTTCTTTTCTCAGCGGCTGCCGTGATCAGTGTCCTGTCAATCGCCCGCTCGCCATCTTCGGCAATGGCCATTATCAGTGAATGCAGGGCAAAAGGGCCGTTCACGGAAAGCATCCTAGGCGTTACCCTGATTATTGATGTGCTGGTGATAGCGCTGTTTGCGGCAACGGTTTCTATAGCTGTGGCCGTGGTCCAGGCGGATGCCAGCCTGGATATGATTTTTTTATTAACCGTGGGGATGGCGGTGGCAGGCTCCGTTTTGGCCGGCCTGGTGATGGGCTGGATGATTGATTTTTTTATGCGGCGGGTGGGTGCTGAAATTCCGGTATTTATTCTGGCTGTCGCATTCCTGGTGACTTTTTTTTCTGATCAATTTGTCCAGCTGCTGGATCGGTTCTATAAGATCCATTTCCACCTGGAACCCATGCTGATTTGCATGACCGCGGGATTTTTTATTCGCAATTTTACCCAGAACGGCTTTTTTTTTATCCAACGGCTCGATCGGCTCTCCCTTCCGGTCTATATTCTGTTTTTTTCCCTGATCGGTGCCGGCTTGAACCTGTCCATACTCCGACAGACCTGGATGCTGGCGGTACTCCTGGCGATGGGGCGGGGGTTTTTTATATGGACAAGCGCCTGGTTGTCCGGCCGGCTGAGCGGTGATCCGCCGGTATTTGCAAAAATGGCCGGATTGTCCTATATTGCCCAGGCTGGCGTAAGCCTTGGGCTTTGCGGTATTCTGGCCAGAAATTTTCCGGGCTGGGGGGCCGCCGCCGCGGCAACGGTTGTGGCCGCGATTTCAATCAACCAGGTCTTCGGACCGATCACTTTTAAATATGCGCTGGACCGGGTCGGGGAATCCAGGCGCCCACGGTCCTAA
- a CDS encoding amidase, protein MIFRKIRRNPIIFLFLMVFIVSGCGEAISPQPYEAPPDAVSGSGRPVVFLTASQIAEAIRTGRLTAVEVVEAHLKHIHQFNPEINAIVTIDEHAVRRRARQADAALKQGEYWGPLHGVPVTVKDHFAVKDLRNTNGMISTAEYLPDFDATVVSRLKDAGAIILGKTNMPPMAMDMQTSNDIFGRTNNPWDLNRTPGGSTGGGAAAVAAGMSPLNIGSDLGGSIRQPSHFCGIYGFKPTENTVSNHGSFVPLMEPDFKSVRHMASNGPLARSIADLKLAYQLIAGPDGKDGMVVQPDESPVIKESLADLRIAWTDQFGDVQVSKDTAQVLQQFVDKLSGKAGEIRHLRLSGIDFNSVWATWGKMVDLEVGVLQPAMTRFLVFLAGGTYRAKTPLLQMEYPAGYDDYIETLSARDEVVAKFDRVLLDWDVLVCPVAPIPAFSHHLPDDQKFGYNIYNKPLLVDGRAINYWMGCAAYTAPFNLTGHPVVVIPAGFSSDGIPIGLQLVGARGKDRALLEMAEMINQAAGAYRPPEL, encoded by the coding sequence ATGATATTTCGAAAGATTCGACGAAATCCAATAATCTTTTTGTTTCTGATGGTTTTTATAGTGAGCGGCTGCGGAGAAGCGATATCTCCCCAGCCCTATGAGGCCCCGCCGGATGCGGTTTCAGGGTCCGGCCGGCCCGTCGTATTTTTAACAGCCTCCCAGATCGCCGAGGCCATCCGCACCGGCCGCCTGACAGCCGTTGAGGTGGTGGAGGCCCATTTGAAGCATATCCATCAGTTTAATCCCGAAATTAACGCGATCGTCACCATTGATGAGCACGCGGTCCGCCGCCGGGCCCGACAAGCGGATGCCGCCTTAAAACAGGGCGAATACTGGGGCCCGCTGCATGGCGTGCCTGTAACGGTGAAAGACCATTTTGCCGTAAAAGATTTGCGAAACACGAACGGGATGATTTCCACAGCCGAATATCTGCCGGATTTCGATGCCACCGTGGTATCCCGATTAAAAGATGCTGGCGCCATTATCCTGGGAAAAACCAATATGCCGCCCATGGCAATGGATATGCAGACCAGTAACGATATATTCGGCCGGACGAATAATCCCTGGGATCTAAACCGGACGCCCGGGGGCAGTACCGGCGGCGGGGCGGCCGCAGTTGCCGCCGGGATGTCGCCGCTTAATATCGGCAGTGATCTCGGCGGCTCCATCCGTCAGCCCTCCCACTTCTGCGGCATCTACGGGTTTAAGCCCACGGAAAATACCGTGTCCAATCACGGAAGCTTTGTGCCGCTTATGGAGCCGGATTTTAAAAGCGTTCGACATATGGCCTCCAATGGCCCGCTGGCCCGATCCATTGCGGATTTGAAACTGGCCTATCAATTGATTGCAGGTCCGGACGGAAAGGACGGGATGGTTGTTCAGCCGGATGAAAGCCCGGTAATCAAAGAATCGCTGGCAGACCTGCGTATCGCCTGGACCGATCAGTTTGGGGATGTGCAGGTCTCAAAGGATACCGCGCAGGTGCTTCAGCAATTTGTCGACAAATTGTCCGGCAAAGCGGGTGAAATCCGGCATCTCAGACTCTCCGGCATTGATTTCAACTCGGTCTGGGCGACCTGGGGCAAAATGGTCGATCTTGAAGTCGGGGTGCTTCAACCGGCCATGACAAGATTTCTGGTTTTTCTGGCCGGCGGGACGTACCGGGCCAAAACCCCACTGCTCCAGATGGAATATCCGGCGGGTTATGATGATTATATAGAAACCCTGAGCGCAAGAGACGAGGTGGTTGCAAAGTTCGACAGGGTGCTGCTGGACTGGGACGTGCTGGTCTGCCCGGTGGCCCCGATTCCGGCATTTTCCCATCATTTGCCGGATGATCAGAAATTCGGATACAATATTTATAATAAACCGCTTCTGGTTGACGGCCGGGCCATTAATTACTGGATGGGGTGTGCCGCCTATACCGCCCCATTTAATCTGACCGGCCATCCGGTGGTGGTAATCCCCGCGGGATTCTCCTCGGATGGCATTCCCATCGGACTGCAGCTGGTGGGTGCCCGGGGAAAGGACAGGGCACTGCTTGAAATGGCGGAAATGATCAATCAGGCGGCCGGCGCCTATCGACCGCCTGAGTTGTAG
- a CDS encoding type II toxin-antitoxin system prevent-host-death family antitoxin, with protein sequence MKKANIVELKNNFSKILMYVEKGERIQVCKRNIPIAYIVPFEEKKHENRTQLGIGKGTAKIIDDPTEPMIPEENWDMLKE encoded by the coding sequence ATGAAGAAAGCCAATATCGTTGAATTGAAAAACAATTTCAGCAAAATACTGATGTATGTCGAAAAGGGGGAAAGGATTCAGGTTTGCAAGCGCAATATCCCCATCGCCTATATCGTTCCCTTTGAGGAGAAAAAGCACGAAAACAGGACCCAACTGGGCATCGGAAAAGGGACCGCCAAAATTATAGACGATCCCACGGAACCGATGATTCCAGAGGAAAACTGGGATATGCTGAAAGAATGA